The genomic DNA CTGTCCTCTATCTAACCTGGCTTATTGTACACACAGAGTATTATTGTCCTCCCACTCATGGTTAATGTATAATTTGGGCCATATGGCATTTTAAAATGTGGGCCTTTATTTCGGTGGCACTTCGATCTGTGTGGACCCAACTAATGATATTCAATTAGTCATTAAACAGACCAAAGGACGAGGCTCGTGTGGGTTTTCACATGGGCTAATATTTGCTCGTCAAATATTTCCCTTCGAAACGTTTACAACGCATTTTTATCTGCTGGCTGCCCAGGGAACATCTGTGAGGGCTATTTTAGCCTCCCTCTCTTGGACAAACCAGGTTCCCCAATTGGCCACATCCGTGCGCCCATGCACGAGTCTATTTGTTCACgttttgaaagaaaatgtaataaaggGAGAGAGCGCGATGGATTTATGATTTATCAAAAGCACTTTACCATATGGCAGTCGTCATTGGAGCAGATttccaaatgtttgttttatggaAGGAGAGCAGAGATGCTTTCTAATCGGTGCCACTTCACCTGCAGAGGATGCTCGAGTCACGTGACCACCATGCCCCCCCCCTGAAGGATGGGGAAACAGCAGAGTTgatcatttatgttttttgaaatacagaaatgttTACTGTCACTGTGGCAGGACAACAAGCTCAGAAGCAGAACATTTCAGGGGTGGATTGGgcactgaatgttttttttttctccaaatatTTGTCTGGCTGAGAGTGGAGGCAGCCTCTGCGCAAAAGGAAATCAGCCTGGATTCCCTAACGTCAATATTACAATCATGCAGTGCTGATTACAGCAACACGGATgccttttgtttatttgaaacacaatatataataattcaGAAGTGGAAATATTTATGTCGTGGCACTGCAGGAAATGTGCCAAAGCCAAAACACTCAACAGAAGTCTGATCAGAAAAAATCAAGTCTCTGGTGCAGCAACTGTCTGAATATGCCTTCTAAACAAGTCAATGCAAagataatgaaaacatttcttattAATAGACACAATTCATCTTATTTTAACCTTATTAATCAAATTCATGCATTCGAGAGAGAACCTGTGATCAGTTATTTCTGATTTATTATATCACTTAACATTTATAAGTGAAACACCTAAATGCTGGACTCACCTGATTTAAATCACAGCAGTTTCTCTCTGCATCGTGAATCTCCATGACTGATGTCATATTCGACCCATCGCTTAAATCAAACTGCTGCACTTGCTTTTGGAATTTTCctggaagaaataaaaagttcacatttaggtttttttttaggAAAATACATTTGGGGActatataaacatttaaagatgaTGTTTGGCCACATTCACTTCCAGCTAATGTTGACATTTCTGGTAACAGGTCGCCGCGTCATGTTGAGCTCTGCGGGCCTATAAATGTCTGCGGAGGCGCGTCAGTCCTTTATTGTCAGTCTGCAGAGGCGCACAGACTTGAGTGCGTCCGAGGTCGTGTTTTTCCAGGGATCCTCATCACTgtaagacttttattttttgtgatcAGCTTTATCATCTAGGCTGCAGGGAGCGAGTGGAGATGTGCGGAACCAACGCTGATCTGCAAAATAAAGGTTAATTTCTTCAATACTTTTACGCACTTTAATGCTTTGATTAGAAATCCAGTTTTCGTCCCTGGGCGTTCGCTggttgtaagcaagattacacaaaaactactcaatggATTTcaacgaaacttggtggatATGGGCCTGAGAAGAACCCCATTTAATTTTGGAGTGGATCCGGATCAGgtggcggatccaggaattaaTTTTCCCACTTTCTCCAAGATTGCGAAATAGGCCTTTTTCCAAATTCTCAAAAAAATCCCagagaaataattcatggatctggataaaaataatcaggcatgtttagaggactgatatttatgactgtgCGCAATTTGGcgcagcttggttgaatttaacggggctgttgggccttggatgAGTTCTGCGCTCTAAACCATCCATACAGTCATAAAACATCCAGGAAACTACCTGCTGAGACTTTTTTAGCCTGAAGGTTGAATATGAACAAGTGTAAATGTCATTTTTGtagtaaaaatgtaatttaaagacAAAATTCAACTGTATAGACTTGTTGTAATAAGGTGGTGGACGTGTGAACCAGCTGGGAGGCATGTTTCTGAACGGCAGACCTCTCCCTGAATccaagaggaggaaaatgatCGAGCTGGCCTCAGAGGGGGTTCGTCCCAGTCAAATATCCAGAATTCTGCGGGTAAGGAAAAACACTGTTGTCATAGTTTTACAGCTAAAACACGTTCAGTGGCTCACGTGGGAATCCTGTGCCAGGTGTCCAACGGGTGCGTGAGTAAGATCCTGAGCCGGTACCGACGCACGGGACTCCTGGAGCCCAAGACCACGGGAGGGAGCCGACCTCGACTCCTCACCCCCGGCGTCATCGCCACCATCATCCAGTGCAAGAGGGAGAACCCGACTATTTTCGCCTGGGAGATCCGGAAACGCATGGCTGCGGCGCGGTTCTGCAAAGTCTCCAAAATTCCCAGCGTAAGTGCAACTGAAATCAATTAGTTTGGGATGTAACCGAAAACTGAATATGTGCAAACGTTTCTCACTGCGTAATGTTTCTCTTCAAGGTGTCATCCATAAACCGGATTTTAAGGAAGATCCACTTGGAGCATGGACCCATGTGCATGGAGCTCAGTGCGCACATAGAGCCGGGTAAGTCACCCGCAGAGGATCAAGGGAAATCCTGAGCAACCTGTAAACTCCAGTTGATGAATGTTATGGAACAAAATAACCAGAATACAAGATGCATCATTTCCCAAATCCTCTTGTTGAGTTCTCCCAGTTTATAAAATTCAATTAAGCCTGTTTATTTCCCACATAAACACACGTCACGATTTGGGTGAACTAATAAACAGAGAGGGGGAAGTCCAGATGGAAATGACATTCTGTGATGctgatgtaatgtgtgtgtgtgtgtgtgtgtgtgctgcacagaTTTTGATCATTTGATTCAAGATGAGCTGaatcacagagacacagtctGCAGTGATGACCTCAGAGTTAAAGGTGTCCAGCAGAGAAACCGCACCACCTTCAccccagagcagagcagagcactTGAGCAAGGTGACGGAAAAAATCTTTGAGAGTCCATGCATCTGTCAAACTAACACTTACTTACATACTCCCCCCCCACAATTATAAGAAAATAAGTATCTGTTCCCATCTCCCAAATCAGAATTTTCTCACAGCCAGTATGCAGACATGTACCTGAGGGAGAAACTGTCGAACAGAATCAAACTTCCCGAGGAAACCATCAAGGTAGATTTCTCAACTGTATTGAGGTTTTATTGAatctgttttattcttttgtatTGTTATATCATTTGGAAACCCAATAAGaagatatttgtatatttgcaGACCCTCACTGGTGGCTCTCCTTGAggtttctgcatttttttcctgGTTGAATTTCGTAACTCTAGTCGAGGGTTGAGGACAGATTTAGTTGAAGCTACTTTGAACATTTGTATTTCAGCACACCGGCACTTTTGTTCTTggcttctgtgttttttttgcattttattgtgttattgtcacagttgatgttgtgtttttgttgcatgCTGTGGATCTATGGCTGCAAATCAGTTTTCCACACGTGGGACAATACAGACGTGACATGTATTTGTCCATCATTAAAACTTCTGCTCTCCACATGTCTCACAAAGGTCTGGTTTTCAAACAGACGGGCGAAGTGGAGGAGGGAAACCAAACAGAGGATCGCCACTcagagtaagtgtgtgtgtgcgtgtgtgtgtgtgtgtgtgtgcgtgtgtgtatttggggCCTAGACACCATGTGTGTGACACTTTCCTTCAACCACAACAAAATTAACTAAACTGAGTGGAAAGTTCCAAgctgacaaaatgtttttctccttcaCAGATGTTCAAAAGCAAAGAGATTTTCCTCCTGTGAATCCAGCGATGCCGCAGAGCTTCACATCTCAGCAGGTACAGAGGGAGGTAACACTTTGTGGGAGAAACTTTGAAGCCCCTCAGCTTCTTTTCTTTGAGCGACGGGGTCTTAACATGAGCTCGACTGTCTCCAGCCGAAGTCAGAAACAGACTTCTGTCATTTCAAAGCATCATTTGAATCCAAGACGTCCATATTGCCAGGGGAGAGGAACATATTGTTTGTAGCCACATTGGAAGTGTTaactgtttgtgttgatttgaaGGCAACACCAGTGCCGAGAATCTACCATCAACACTCAGATGCCTCCTCCTCGTATGACACAGTTTCTCGGAAATTACAAAACGGCTGCATTCTCTCCACAGAAACAGGTAAAATCAGTTTCATCAAACCAGTGTTTTCaattctaaataaaaatgtatacagTAACTGATGTCGAAGgctaaaataattaaatagtGGCCTTTTtatgttgagttttttttaaatgactgacATGTGATCACTTGAAGTttgacaaagacacaaatatgAGTTTTTAACAAATCGGATTCCTTCACTCTGATGTTCAGGTGTCAGAAATCCTGCACGTGTGACGTCCATCTCCCTGCCTCCATCACTCTTCCACTCATCAAACAACCTGATGAGCCAGAACATAGACACGGCCCCACTGGCTCTGCACTCGGAGGGATTCACTTTTCCACTGGTCCACCGGCCCGCAGACACCAGGACGTCCCTCCCTGTGATAAGCGAGGGGGTGCGGACAGGCCGCCCTGTGACTCAGTGCTGGACTCAGCCGGGAGTTTCTCTCACTTGGAGCCAGATTCAGACGGACCAGAGGTTTCTGTTCGCGCCGCAGACCTGGGACGTCAGTCCACATTAGAATCTGGACTAAATCTGTGACCGCCTCTGTGATGTGAATGAGATAACGCAGGTTGTTCTGATCTCCAGAAACTTTTCTTTTGGGGTGCAGGTCAAAGTCTGGACTGGAGGGAGACATTCtggccagcagagggcgacaAATGACTGAAGTTAAAAAGATTGTTCTCGTCACGTTCCTTTGAATCTGTTTCTCTTGAAATTCACATTAAAAAGGAGAAAGTTTTCTTCCAAATTCTGGATTCTGAAATCTTTAATTTGTTACATCGGACAATGTAAACGGATCTTATAGGTACAGTGCACAGAAATTATAAGGATCTACTTATAAATATTGGATATCGTTCTCATAACTAAGTCGCATTAACTGTGCAGCCACCTTAGAttcaaaacaatatatttttattactttaGAATGagtcttttatatttaaataggGAGTTGGTTACGCTACCGTGGACAccgccatgtttctacagtagcccagaacGGACAAACTGGCACGAGGCCCTGGTACATTTATGcagctgtgtatttgtgttggaATACGACAGACGAAGAAGAACCATTAAATCAATCCAGAAAAGAAAACCCAGCTTTCTAAAACATGACGCACGGAAAGAAGCTGAACAGATTATTGCTATTAACCTCTTTTTACCCTGGGGTAATTATTGGTTGAATTTCCACAAAGTGTGATGAAGCCAACAAACGTTTAATTTAATTCTAATAGAAATGAAATAGGAATATCTGAGGAGAAGGTTAACAGCCGGCTCTGCAGAACAGCGTATCTGCTCAGTGATAGTGACATAAATCATATCTGCATGGCTCATTTAAGGTTACCACTATAATAATATATGGATGTTACGTCTTTCATATTCTTGGGCTCGCTGTTTGTTTAAGTGTGGAGTGCGGTACAGGCGCCCCTCCAAGATTTCTTTCCAGGGATCGGCCAGTGGGAAAATCTATAAAAGTGCGGCTTCAAAAAGTCCAAACATGATCTGATATCTGCTCTGCTCGGTGTGTCGGCTTTTATGACTGCAACAGGACAGAGGCATCGAATTCCTCCGTGTCCCTTTACTGCAGCGGAGAGACGGTACGACTTCTCGATAATTGgtcaccggggggggggggggggaggctgGGATCAGCTCGGTCAGCAGCGTGGATGAGGCCTTCTGGTAAAATGACCATGTCGGAATCTAATGCTGTGAAGTCTGATGGGTAAATGACACCATGTATGCAGGGATTTCTACTGCTATGTTAATCATCTATTACCGATCGTGGTCGGAAAATTACTCAGTACATTTATTCTACTTCTGTACTTGTATTTCTACTTGAGTATATCTGTCTAATGCAACTTGATTTGATAATTTACAGGCAAATCATTGTTTTTACTTCACTAAATTGATTTCACAACAGATTGAGATCTTCCGTTTGAATATTACATaaatcatttataaaatataatcaaagGGATTGTTTCTAATTTAAACTAGTTGTTGACAAaatttttggttttaattgtttgttcCTCTGAGATCTGTCACACACgtcacacaaaactgaaaatccCCCTCCAAGGTCTGAACGTGGTTTCACgtaaatcaagaaaataaccttaaaatgaaaacacatttgttcagtgcaactttgtttttcttctaaaaTCATCTCCTGACGATTCAGACTTATCTTGTGACTGCCTGGCGTGTCATCTCAGCCAGGAACACAGTGCAACAGGAAATGATGCTCAAACATTGATGCAACAGTATTAAAAATCCAATTAAGCCATCCATAACAATAAATCACAACAACATTAGTCACAAAGTTTATCTGCACGAAgggtacttttactttggagGATTTACGCCCATAATTATTATGTTCTATTATGCAGGACACAGgaatgtgataataataataataataataataatacttatttATCCATTATCTGAGGGTTGCAGGGAGAGGGAATTCTACTTCTACCACTACCTCTAATAATAacgatataataataataattgtatcgTATAGCATTTTTCATAACCAAGTTACAAAGtttcacaaacaaatacaattaaaaacaaataaaaaatttaattcagaACCTTTCAAAAAGGGATTTAAAAGGAGCAACAAACATGGAACGTCTATGATAAACTTTCGTCTCCTGTAGGACTCAGTGAACTACCAAAAAatgaccatcatcatcatcataatctaAGATTAGATGGTAAAGGGAGGGAGTCACAGGGAGTTGAGTCGTTGACAAACACAGGGTCTTTGTCGTGTAAAGCCTTAAAATTCATTCAATCTTAGCATGAATGTGAAATCTAACAGAAGGCGAATGCAGCGAGGTCAGAATCTGTCTTATAcgttgcttcttcttctttaagtCAAATATCTCACCACTGGCTACCGAACTCTGTGTcaacaaaatgacagaaagcagGTTTTTACTTCGATATAACAAACTGACGCAAACATCCATCTTGCGTGCGGAGCATTAAGTATTATCTTATCTCACATTGAGCAACCAGAAGTCTCCGAGCTGCGGATCCAAGTTCAACTATGTATCACTTAACTCTGCGGGGACAACCAAATTTGTTATCCAAATGTTTCCGAAGACACGTTATTATTTATCCTCTGCAGCCGTCGTATGGAGGACATCTGCTGCTCTCACCCACTTCAGGGTATTTCTCTACAAGCTGCTTCTGTGAGTGATAAAGAAAGCAAGGGAATAAACACACTTGGATTGTTGCTGCCGGCCTATTCCTTATTCCACATATAACTCAAGAGGAAAATGCCAAGCGGAAGGACGAGTACTGAAACGTGTGAtgtcagtttttctttattaaaatagGAATAATACAAGGGCTACAAAATTCAGAAAAAGGCAATAGATAGAAAACGTTCACTAAAACAAAATAGCAGCTGTTATATTTAACGTTTAGATTGTACAAATGTATAAACAGAAAGATCAGGGAGTAAAAATACTCCAGGAGGGTATTTACAAAAA from Paralichthys olivaceus isolate ysfri-2021 chromosome 23, ASM2471397v2, whole genome shotgun sequence includes the following:
- the pax4 gene encoding paired box protein Pax-4, yielding MCGTNADLQNKGGGRVNQLGGMFLNGRPLPESKRRKMIELASEGVRPSQISRILRVSNGCVSKILSRYRRTGLLEPKTTGGSRPRLLTPGVIATIIQCKRENPTIFAWEIRKRMAAARFCKVSKIPSVSSINRILRKIHLEHGPMCMELSAHIEPDFDHLIQDELNHRDTVCSDDLRVKGVQQRNRTTFTPEQSRALEQEFSHSQYADMYLREKLSNRIKLPEETIKVWFSNRRAKWRRETKQRIATQNVQKQRDFPPVNPAMPQSFTSQQATPVPRIYHQHSDASSSYDTVSRKLQNGCILSTETGVRNPARVTSISLPPSLFHSSNNLMSQNIDTAPLALHSEGFTFPLVHRPADTRTSLPVISEGVRTGRPVTQCWTQPGVSLTWSQIQTDQRFLFAPQTWDVSPH